The Amycolatopsis coloradensis sequence CGAACCGCCCGGCCCACGCCTTGTGCGTCCACATCGCACAGCCGACATGAAGATTCGCCACGCTGCTCAGTATTCGCCGTGGACCAGGTTCTTTGGCAACTCTCCGCCCAGATAGTGGCTCAATTCCCGGACCACCACCGCGTAGGCGCGCTGCCGCCTCCCGCTCACGGAGCCCGCGACGTGCGGTGTCAGCAGCAGTCCCGGACAGTCCCACAGCAGGTGCCCGGCGGGCAGCGGCTCCGGGTCGGTCACGTCGAGCGCGGCGCGCAGCCGTCCCGACGCGAGTTCCGCGACGAGCGCGTCGGTGACCACGACCGCGCCCCGCGAGACGTTCACGAGGATCGCGTCGTCCGGCATCGCCGCCAGGAACTCCGCGTCGACCATGCCCCGCGTGTGCGGGGTGAGCGGCACCATGAGCACCGTGACGTCGTGGTGGGGCAGCAGGACGGGGAGTTCGTCGGCGCCGTGGACACCTTCGCGAGCGTTCGCGCCCACCATCGTGCAGCGCACGTCGAACGTCTCCAGCCGACGGCGCAGATGCCTGCCGAGGTCGCCCGCGCCGATGATGAGGACCCGCTTGCCCTGCAGGGTGTCGGTGGTCCGGCGTTCCCAGTGCTTCCGCCGCAGGCCTTCGGCGAAGCCGTCGAGACCGCGGTAGATCGCCAGCAGTACCGCGACGACCCACTCGGCCGAGCTTCCGCCGTGCGCGCCGCGGCAGGTCGAGAGCAGGACACCGTCCGGCACCTTGCCGACCCAGTCCTCGGCACCCGCCACCAGCAGCTGCACGAGTTTGACGTTCGGCAGTGCGCGCCAGAGCTCGTCGCTGGGCCGGTCACCGGTCACGAGGACCTCGGCCTCGGCGGCTTCGGGAGGCACCGGCTCGCCGTGGCGGTACCTCACGGGACGCACGCCGTCGATCTCCGAAAGCGCGGCCACTCCCTCTTCGTCGGGCACGAGAACGGTCACAGTCATGATCACCACGGTATCCAGTACCTCCGTGTCTCTGCCGGTGAACCCACGTCCGCGATAGCGGGGCCTTCGGCCATGGCGGGTTTCACGCTTATGCCACTTTTTCGAGGACATCTCAGCTCCGCCAGTACCTCTTACCCGTGGCTCACGTACGCCCACCTAGGCTTGCCCCGTGCGTACCCGGTACCGGCGGAAATGGACCGCGCCGCTGGCCATGCTGGCCTGCGGCGCGCTGATGCTCTCCGGGTGTGCCGAATTCGACAACACCGCCGCCGGGCAGAAGTTCACCCCGGTCAACCCGCCGTCCCCCGAGGTCCCGCCGCACGTCGGGCCCGGCGGTGAAGCGGGCGACTCCGGTCCCGGGCGCGGCGGCGGGCGGAACCAGACGCCGACGCCGGTCCCGCCGCCACAGGGGTGCAAGGACTTCGACAAGGCCGTCATCGCGACCTGCCTGGACACCGTCGCCGCCGTCGCCGCGATCCCCGGTGACGGTACCGCGCCCAGCGCGCTCGCGGGCGAACGCAAGAGCGGCCGGATCCTGCTCGCCGCCGCGGAGAAGGACCCGGCCGGCTGGGCGACCGTCCCCGTGGACGGCTCCG is a genomic window containing:
- a CDS encoding 2-hydroxyacid dehydrogenase, encoding MTVTVLVPDEEGVAALSEIDGVRPVRYRHGEPVPPEAAEAEVLVTGDRPSDELWRALPNVKLVQLLVAGAEDWVGKVPDGVLLSTCRGAHGGSSAEWVVAVLLAIYRGLDGFAEGLRRKHWERRTTDTLQGKRVLIIGAGDLGRHLRRRLETFDVRCTMVGANAREGVHGADELPVLLPHHDVTVLMVPLTPHTRGMVDAEFLAAMPDDAILVNVSRGAVVVTDALVAELASGRLRAALDVTDPEPLPAGHLLWDCPGLLLTPHVAGSVSGRRQRAYAVVVRELSHYLGGELPKNLVHGEY